A genome region from candidate division KSB1 bacterium includes the following:
- a CDS encoding polysaccharide deacetylase family protein, with amino-acid sequence MMLRVLTYHRVANLQDSPDLNPQLISATPANFERQMRLVAEKYNVVSMPQVLDAVAVKEGLPQRAVLITFDDAYYDFGEIAWPILKALNLPATVFVPTAYPDQPARAFWWDRLYRAFMNTSRIELRSTPIGILPLGDAKMRQQSLKRLQVYIKSIRHREAMALVDEICEKLDSEPRAHKSVLSWHELRQLAKEGVTLCAHTQTHPLMTQLSPEEVRQEVTGSQSDLQREIGATLPIFCYPGGGHDDTVVNVLREEGFALAFTTLKGQNDLRTADPLRLRRTNMTRRASLPIFRVKLMRWGAYLDRWRQKRRQKLQNR; translated from the coding sequence ATGATGCTTCGAGTATTGACTTATCACCGGGTTGCCAATTTACAAGATTCGCCGGATTTGAATCCGCAACTCATCAGCGCGACGCCAGCGAATTTTGAGAGGCAAATGCGCCTTGTCGCCGAAAAATACAACGTGGTATCGATGCCGCAGGTGCTTGACGCCGTTGCCGTAAAAGAAGGCCTGCCGCAGCGGGCGGTGCTGATCACCTTCGACGACGCGTATTACGATTTCGGCGAGATCGCCTGGCCGATTCTCAAAGCGCTCAATTTGCCGGCGACGGTGTTCGTGCCGACGGCTTATCCCGACCAGCCGGCGCGCGCTTTTTGGTGGGACCGCTTGTATCGCGCGTTCATGAACACTTCTCGCATCGAGCTGCGATCCACGCCGATCGGCATTCTGCCGCTGGGGGATGCGAAGATGCGCCAGCAAAGCTTGAAACGATTGCAGGTCTACATCAAGAGCATTCGCCACCGCGAAGCGATGGCGCTGGTGGATGAAATCTGCGAGAAGCTCGATTCCGAGCCGCGCGCGCATAAAAGCGTTTTGAGCTGGCATGAATTGCGGCAGTTGGCGAAGGAAGGCGTCACGCTTTGCGCGCATACGCAAACGCATCCGCTCATGACGCAATTATCGCCGGAAGAAGTTCGCCAGGAGGTAACCGGCTCGCAAAGCGATTTGCAGCGTGAAATCGGCGCTACATTGCCGATCTTTTGTTATCCCGGCGGCGGCCACGACGACACCGTGGTGAATGTTTTGCGGGAGGAAGGCTTCGCGCTGGCCTTCACGACGCTGAAAGGGCAAAATGACTTGCGTACGGCGGATCCTTTGCGGCTGCGCCGAACCAATATGACGCGGCGCGCCTCGCTGCCGATTTTTCGCGTGAAGCTGATGCGCTGGGGCGCTTATCTCGACCGCTGGCGGCAAAAACGGCGACAGAAACTTCAAAACCGTTGA
- a CDS encoding ATP-grasp domain-containing protein has product MSNLNGKSPTVLVTDAGRGSAIAVIRSLGRQNYRVIAADADAKSIGFHSRYAHEQLVYPAPEARPQEFCDCLLKTVKAKGVDLIIPVTDLAGQPLARARCAFSEMTRLALPDDTMLKVVTDKDKTWQLAKELGVPVPETYVVETAKEALEVSARLGWPLVLKPQSSRKLREGNRIDSFKVTYAADADDLNQQMQALEGRCAVLLQRYCPGVGHGVELLMSEGKPLAAFQHKRLRELPITGGPSAYRESVPLDPDLYDYSLRLLQALRWTGLAMVEFKVGTAGPMLMEINGRIWGSIPLAVRSGIDFPALLVELYLHGPDIIKPQLQSNYKIGVRCRDLQRDLMWITNVLMQRRKYKFLEIPSRKRAVLALLGLFNPRRKFDLLTLNDPLPGLAELPRIVKKFRSKIQDE; this is encoded by the coding sequence ATGTCCAACCTCAACGGAAAATCTCCCACTGTCCTCGTCACCGACGCCGGTCGCGGCAGCGCGATTGCGGTGATTCGCTCGCTCGGTCGGCAAAATTATCGCGTGATCGCTGCAGATGCCGATGCAAAAAGTATCGGATTTCACTCACGCTATGCGCACGAGCAACTTGTGTATCCGGCGCCCGAGGCCAGGCCGCAGGAATTTTGCGATTGCCTTTTGAAAACTGTGAAGGCCAAAGGCGTTGATTTGATCATTCCAGTGACGGATTTGGCCGGCCAGCCGTTGGCCCGCGCCCGTTGCGCGTTCAGCGAGATGACGCGATTGGCTTTGCCTGACGATACCATGTTAAAAGTGGTGACGGACAAGGACAAGACGTGGCAACTTGCCAAAGAGCTTGGCGTGCCGGTGCCGGAAACGTATGTTGTCGAGACTGCAAAAGAAGCGCTTGAAGTTTCGGCGCGTCTCGGCTGGCCGCTGGTCCTGAAGCCGCAATCATCGCGCAAGCTGCGCGAGGGCAATCGCATCGATTCGTTCAAAGTGACTTACGCGGCAGACGCCGATGATCTCAATCAACAGATGCAAGCGCTGGAAGGCCGCTGCGCGGTGCTTTTGCAGCGGTATTGTCCGGGCGTTGGTCACGGCGTGGAATTGCTGATGAGTGAAGGAAAACCTCTCGCCGCGTTTCAACACAAGCGGCTGCGGGAACTTCCCATCACCGGCGGGCCGAGCGCTTATCGCGAAAGCGTGCCGCTCGATCCGGATTTGTACGATTATTCGCTGCGGCTTTTGCAAGCTTTGCGTTGGACCGGTCTGGCGATGGTCGAGTTCAAAGTCGGCACCGCCGGCCCGATGCTGATGGAGATTAATGGGCGAATTTGGGGATCGATTCCGCTGGCGGTGAGAAGCGGAATTGATTTTCCCGCGTTGCTGGTCGAGCTGTATTTGCACGGCCCGGACATCATCAAGCCGCAGTTGCAGTCAAATTATAAAATCGGCGTGCGCTGCCGCGATTTACAGCGCGATTTGATGTGGATCACCAACGTGTTGATGCAGCGGCGCAAATACAAATTTCTTGAGATACCCAGCCGCAAACGGGCGGTGCTGGCGCTGCTGGGGCTTTTCAATCCGCGGCGCAAATTCGATCTGTTGACTTTGAACGATCCGCTGCCAGGGCTGGCCGAGCTGCCTCGCATCGTCAAAAAATTTCGCAGCAAAATACAGGATGAATAA